A segment of the Georgenia sp. M64 genome:
CAGCCCAGCCTCTTCAGGGGAGTGAGCGCGATGGCCGCCACGGTGGCGAAGCAGCCGACCGTCAGCGCACCGAGCACCCACGGGTCCGGGGTGAAGACCGTGTTGGCGGTGAGGGAGGTCATCTGCCAGGTGACCGCGTGGTCGACGCCGAGGACGACGTTGCCCGCAAGGATCAGCCACGGAGCGCGGGCGTGGCCCTCGCGGAAGATGAGGTAGAGCATCATGCCGCCCGCGAAGAACGGGGCGTACCCGTCGATCGCCAGGGCGGCCAGCGGCGCGATCCCGGCCTCGACCGCCACCAGCCCGAGCGCCGGCCACAGCGCGGCCACCCAGAGCAGGCGACGGCGGGTGATGCCCCAGGCGACGAGCAGGCCGACGAGGAGGTAGAACCGCAGCTCGGCGTACAGGGTCCAGTACACGCCGTCGACGTGGCGGACGCCGAAGAGCTCCTGGAGCATCGTGAGGTTGACCAGCGCCTCGCCGACGCTGATGTCCTTGCCCGCCGGCCACAGGAACAGCAGAAGGGTGGAGGTCGCGATCACCGCGAGCCAGTAGGACGGGAACAGGCGCGCCACGCGGGAGGCGACGACGTGGGGGAGGTCGCGGCCCCACGCCGTCATGAGGATGACGAAGCCGGAGATGACGAAGAACTGCTCCGGTCCGAGGGCGGCGTAGATGAGCACGGGACCGGTCTCGGGGAAGACCGCCCCGGGGTCGTCCCCCCACACCTGCGACCACCGGGCGGTGAAGTGGTAGAGCATGACGCCGACGGCCGCGAGCAGGCGCAGGCCGTCGAGCGCGTACAGGCGCGGGCGGTCCGTGGTCGAGGACCGGCCGCCCGCGGGCGGCTGCGCGCGGGACCCGGGCGTGTGCGCACGTTCTGGACGGCGCGAGGCCGCCTCCCGCGTCGTGCCTGACGGGCCAGGGACGCGCGGGGCCGCGGGGCGGAGGGTGTCGGTCATCATCTCGACGGTAGGTCAGCCGTGGCCACCCCGCACCCGGAAGGTCACAGATGCATAACGTCGCCCGTGCCGCCGTCGGGCCCAGCGCGCTGCCGCCGCCCCGTCAGCGCACCTCGGTCAGGGCGCCGCTGGAGACGTCGTAGACGAAGCCGCGCACGGCGTCGCGGTGCGGGAGGAACGGGCTCGCGACGACGCGGGCGACGGACTGGCGGACGTCGGTCTCGAGGTCGGCGAACGCCTCCGCGGCCCACGGGGGCCGGATGCCGGTGTCGGCCTCCACCGACTGGCGGAAGTCGTCGTCGGTGAAGGTGAGCATCCCGCAGTCGGTGTGGTGGATCAGCACGATCTCGCGGGTCCCGAGCAGTCGCTGGCTGATCGCCAGCGAACGCACGACGTCGTCGGTGACGGCGCCGCCGGCGTTGCGGATCACGTGGGCGTCGCCCAGGCTCAGGCCCAGGAGGGCCTGGGGGTCGAGGGGGGCGTCCATGCAGGCGACGACGGCGACCCGCCGGGCGGGTGGCAGCGGCAGGTCCCCACTGTCGAAGCGGGCGGCGTACTGCGCGGCGCCGGCCAGGAGCTCGTCGGTGACGCTCATGGTGGGTCCTCTCCCTCGCGGGCGCCCCGGTGGCGCCCGACGCGCCCAGCGTGGGCCCACGGGCCCGGGTGCGGACGGACGAGGTGCCCGCCGTACCGGATGGCGGACACCCGGACGGTGCGCCGCGGGCCCCGGCGCTCAGCCGATGCGGCGCGGACCCGCCTGCCAGGCCTCCCACGCGGACCGGATGATGTCCGTCAGGCCGTGCTCGGCCTTCCACGACAGCACCTCGCCGATGCGGTCGGCCGCTGCGACGAGCTGGGGCGGGTCGCCGGCGCGACGGGCCTCGACCTCGGCGGTGACGTCGAGCCCGGACGCCCGCCCGATCTCGTCGACGACCTCCTTGACCGAGGCCCCCGTGCCGGTGCCGACGTTGAACACGTGCTCGGTCAGCTCGGCGTCGGAGGTGAGGTGGTCCATGGCGGCGAGGTGCGCCTGGGCGAGGTCGAGGACGTGGATGTAGTCGCGGATGCAGGTCCCGTCCGGCGTGGGGTAGTCGTCGCCGAAGATCTTCGGGCGGTCCCCGCGCTCGAGCCGGTCGAGGACCATGGGCACGAGGTTGAGCACGGCCGGGTCGCCGAGGTCGGGCCAGCCGGCGCCCGCGACGTTGAAGTAGCGCAGCGCGGTCCAGCGCAGCCCCCAGGCCCGTTCGCAGTCGGCCAGCAGCCACTCCCCCACGAGCTTGGTCTCGCCGTAGGGGTTGATGGGCCGGCACTCGACGTCCTCGCCCACGAGCTCCACCGGGGGCATCCCGTAGACCGCCGCGGAGGAGGAGAAGATCATGTTCCGCACCTCGGCGTTCTCCATCGCCGCGAGCACGTTGGCCAGCCCCCCGACGTTCTGCTGGTAGTACCAGGCCGGCCGGGCCACGGACTCCCCCACCTGCTTCCGGGCGGCGAAGTGGATCACGGAGGTGACCGCCCGCTCGGTCATCACCCGCTCGAGCGAGGTCTGAGCGCCGTCCCCGGCGACGTCGAGCTCGACGAGGGTGGCCGCGCCCACCCGGTCGGCCGCGCCGGTGGAGAGGTCGTCGACGACGACGACGTCCTCCCCGCGCTCGAGGAGGAGACGGACGACGTGGGCGCCGATGTAGCCGGCGCCGCCGATGACGAGGGTGCTCATGACCCGCAGCGTATCGGGGCAGGGGGAAGGGCCGGGACGCTCGGCGTCCCGGCCCCTCCGGTGCTCCCGCGCGGCAGGTGACCCGCCGCGCCGCGGTCAGCGCTCCCGGTTCTCCGGGTACGCCGTGCCGGTGTCACGGATGTCCCGGTCGATCTCCGGTGCGGCCTTGCCCGGCTCGGTCGCGGCGTCGGCCGCTGCCCGCTCCTCACGGACGCGGCGCTCCTCCCGGCCCGCCGCCCGCTCCTCGGCGGCACGGGCACCGGTCGAGACCGCCGCCGCCTCCTGCGCCTCGTCGAAGACCGACGGGGCGCCAGTGCCCTCGGCGCCGTCCTCCTCGCGCCCGGGGGTGCGCAGGTTGAACCGCTTGATCGCCCAGGTGAACAGCAGGAAGT
Coding sequences within it:
- a CDS encoding acyltransferase produces the protein MTDTLRPAAPRVPGPSGTTREAASRRPERAHTPGSRAQPPAGGRSSTTDRPRLYALDGLRLLAAVGVMLYHFTARWSQVWGDDPGAVFPETGPVLIYAALGPEQFFVISGFVILMTAWGRDLPHVVASRVARLFPSYWLAVIATSTLLLFLWPAGKDISVGEALVNLTMLQELFGVRHVDGVYWTLYAELRFYLLVGLLVAWGITRRRLLWVAALWPALGLVAVEAGIAPLAALAIDGYAPFFAGGMMLYLIFREGHARAPWLILAGNVVLGVDHAVTWQMTSLTANTVFTPDPWVLGALTVGCFATVAAIALTPLKRLGWAWLVPAGALTYPLYLIHEYWGWWFIDLTAAHLGRWVVLAGAVTLSVMLALVIHRIEKRVGPPMRRRVEAALRRAPQAERPAARNAQTV
- a CDS encoding carbonic anhydrase, giving the protein MSVTDELLAGAAQYAARFDSGDLPLPPARRVAVVACMDAPLDPQALLGLSLGDAHVIRNAGGAVTDDVVRSLAISQRLLGTREIVLIHHTDCGMLTFTDDDFRQSVEADTGIRPPWAAEAFADLETDVRQSVARVVASPFLPHRDAVRGFVYDVSSGALTEVR
- the galE gene encoding UDP-glucose 4-epimerase GalE, whose amino-acid sequence is MSTLVIGGAGYIGAHVVRLLLERGEDVVVVDDLSTGAADRVGAATLVELDVAGDGAQTSLERVMTERAVTSVIHFAARKQVGESVARPAWYYQQNVGGLANVLAAMENAEVRNMIFSSSAAVYGMPPVELVGEDVECRPINPYGETKLVGEWLLADCERAWGLRWTALRYFNVAGAGWPDLGDPAVLNLVPMVLDRLERGDRPKIFGDDYPTPDGTCIRDYIHVLDLAQAHLAAMDHLTSDAELTEHVFNVGTGTGASVKEVVDEIGRASGLDVTAEVEARRAGDPPQLVAAADRIGEVLSWKAEHGLTDIIRSAWEAWQAGPRRIG